CTCGAGGACGCCTACCTCGCCCTCACCGGCGAGTCCGTCGAATATCGCACACGTGCCGTCCCTCAGGACGGCGCCCCGCTCGAAGGAGCACTCTCATGACCGCGATCCAGGCCCGTGCCACGCACATCCCGGCACCCGCGAGAAACCTGACCTTCGTTCGCCAGCTGCGCAGCGAGCTGATCAAGCTGGTGACCGTGCGCGGCACCTGGTGGTCGGTCGGCATCGTCGCGGCCCTCAGCATCGGACTGGCCTTCATCGTCACGGCTACGATCTCCCCGCCGATGGACAACATCATCATGGCCGTGGTCGCCCCCGTGCAGTTCACGATGATGCTCGCCGGCATCCTCGGCGTCATCTCGGTGTCGGGCGAGTACTCCACAGGCATGATCCGCTCCACCTTCACTGCGAACCCGGTGCGCGGTGCCGTGGTCGCAGCCAAGGCGACCGTGCTCGCGGCGTTCATGTTCGTCGTGGCGCTGGTCATCTTCGTCATCGCGGCCGTCGGCATCTCGCCGCTCGCCGCCTCGAAGGACATGGCGCTGGACTGGTCGGACCCGGCCGCCGTCATCCTGCCCATCCTCGCCGCCTCCGCAGCCATGGCGCTGTTCGCTCTGCTGGGCGTCGGCCTCGGCTTCGTGCTGCGCTCGGGTGCGGGAGCGATCGCCGTCACCGTCGGCATCCTGTTCGTGCTGCCGGTGATCGTCAGCCTGCTCGGTGTGCTCGCACACGACGTGCAGTGGATCGGCGAGCTCGGCAACTACCTGCCCTCCTCGGCGGCGCCGCTCGCGATCCTGCCGCAGGACGGCGCGGCCATCAGCACGCCGGTCGCCTGGATCACGCTCGCCGCATGGCCGGCCGCCGCGCTGCTGGGCGGATGGGCCGTGGTGCGCGGACGGGACGTCTGACCCTTCGGCCGGCTCAACGCCCCACGCCGTAGAGTCATCAGCGTGTCCAGATCGCACAGCCGCAGCTCCGCCGTCCTCCGGGACGACGAGCTGCGGCTGCCGCGTCCGCCCGGCATCTTCCGGCAGTTCTGGGCGCGGCATCCGCGCGTCACCGACATCCTGGTCGCCCTCGTCTGTCTGCTGCTGTCGGTGGGAGCCAGCGCCGCGCCCGGCTCGCGCGCGAATCCGATCTCGCCGTGGGGAGCGGTCGTCGTGGGCATCGTCCTCGTCGCCACCGCCGTGCTGCTGGTCTGGCGTCGGCGCTGGCCCGTCGCGGTGCTCATCGCCGCGATCGTGTGCGATGTGCTGCTGCTGGCCGTCACGCGCTCGTCGGGCGGGCCCGCCTTCGCGCTCGCCGTGTACACCCTCGCCGTCCACCGCTCGCCCAGGTCGAGTTGGATCGGCCTCGGAGCGGGTGTGGCGATCACCGGTGGCCTCGCCTTCGCCTGGTTCGGCCTCGGCGGGCTGAGCCTGCAGACGACGGTCAACACCCTTCTGTCCGTGAGCATCCCCGGGCTGATCGGCGCGCTGATCGGCATCAACATCGGCAACCGCAAGCGCTACATCGAGGCGGTCATCGACCGCTCCCGGCAGCTGCTCGTCGAGCGCGA
Above is a window of Microbacterium suwonense DNA encoding:
- a CDS encoding sensor histidine kinase, whose protein sequence is MSRSHSRSSAVLRDDELRLPRPPGIFRQFWARHPRVTDILVALVCLLLSVGASAAPGSRANPISPWGAVVVGIVLVATAVLLVWRRRWPVAVLIAAIVCDVLLLAVTRSSGGPAFALAVYTLAVHRSPRSSWIGLGAGVAITGGLAFAWFGLGGLSLQTTVNTLLSVSIPGLIGALIGINIGNRKRYIEAVIDRSRQLLVERDQQAQLAAAAERDRIAREMHDIVSHSLTVVVALSEGAAATSDRDRARDASMAAATTARDALAEMRSMLGVLRDGDADAPLAPLDAASPQTRSRPHSAPDSPCRSPPAERRMLHRRCASPSDASCRRASRTRSGTRPWRARSTCGSTTTRRRSSSRS
- a CDS encoding ABC transporter permease, with translation MTAIQARATHIPAPARNLTFVRQLRSELIKLVTVRGTWWSVGIVAALSIGLAFIVTATISPPMDNIIMAVVAPVQFTMMLAGILGVISVSGEYSTGMIRSTFTANPVRGAVVAAKATVLAAFMFVVALVIFVIAAVGISPLAASKDMALDWSDPAAVILPILAASAAMALFALLGVGLGFVLRSGAGAIAVTVGILFVLPVIVSLLGVLAHDVQWIGELGNYLPSSAAPLAILPQDGAAISTPVAWITLAAWPAAALLGGWAVVRGRDV